In Ipomoea triloba cultivar NCNSP0323 chromosome 15, ASM357664v1, one genomic interval encodes:
- the LOC116007495 gene encoding uncharacterized protein LOC116007495 isoform X2 → MDSKRGDRDVDLESGGLVRESNESEIQEASGDHSGRLLHRSWSGGLLGEQIKNESVSHQEGLHSNGKATTADDISVKDNSEITEVQSTKLKDNKGNPRGKKSSKEKLKKPKPSKPPRPPKGPSLDPADIKLVKEISEMTVRKHKRMERLRSLKKIKDRSSSKTNIVAMGITILFFFIIIFHDTLPI, encoded by the exons ATGGATTCTAAAAGAGGCGATAGAGACGTTGATTTGGAGAGTGGGGGATTGGTTCGGGAGAGTAATGAAAGTGAAATTCAAGAGGCGAGCGGTGATCATTCTGGCAGATTGTTGCACAGATCTTGGAGTGGAGGATTGTTGGGAGAGCAGATAAAGAATGAATCTGTTTCACATCAAGAAGGTTTGCATTCGAATGGGAAGGCTACGACTGCAGATGACATTTCGGTTAAGGATAATTCAGAAATAACCGAGGTTCAGTCTACTAAATTGAAGGACAATAAGGGAAATCCCCGAGGGAAGAAATCAAGTAAAGAGAAGTTAAAGAAGCCAAAGCCTTCAAAACCGCCTAGACCTCCCAAAGGTCCCTCATTGGATCCTGCTGACATCAAACTCGTTAAGGAAATCTCGGAGATGACAGTACGGAAGCATAAAAGGATGGAGCGCCTTAGGTCattgaagaaaataaaggaCAGGTCGTCATCAAAAACTAACATCGTAGCAATGGGGATCACGATTCTGTTCTTCttcataattatatttcacG ATACTTTGCCCATCTGA
- the LOC116007495 gene encoding uncharacterized protein LOC116007495 isoform X1 — protein sequence MDSKRGDRDVDLESGGLVRESNESEIQEASGDHSGRLLHRSWSGGLLGEQIKNESVSHQEGLHSNGKATTADDISVKDNSEITEVQSTKLKDNKGNPRGKKSSKEKLKKPKPSKPPRPPKGPSLDPADIKLVKEISEMTVRKHKRMERLRSLKKIKDRSSSKTNIVAMGITILFFFIIIFHGVCLFVDDASSVSPNTIY from the exons ATGGATTCTAAAAGAGGCGATAGAGACGTTGATTTGGAGAGTGGGGGATTGGTTCGGGAGAGTAATGAAAGTGAAATTCAAGAGGCGAGCGGTGATCATTCTGGCAGATTGTTGCACAGATCTTGGAGTGGAGGATTGTTGGGAGAGCAGATAAAGAATGAATCTGTTTCACATCAAGAAGGTTTGCATTCGAATGGGAAGGCTACGACTGCAGATGACATTTCGGTTAAGGATAATTCAGAAATAACCGAGGTTCAGTCTACTAAATTGAAGGACAATAAGGGAAATCCCCGAGGGAAGAAATCAAGTAAAGAGAAGTTAAAGAAGCCAAAGCCTTCAAAACCGCCTAGACCTCCCAAAGGTCCCTCATTGGATCCTGCTGACATCAAACTCGTTAAGGAAATCTCGGAGATGACAGTACGGAAGCATAAAAGGATGGAGCGCCTTAGGTCattgaagaaaataaaggaCAGGTCGTCATCAAAAACTAACATCGTAGCAATGGGGATCACGATTCTGTTCTTCttcataattatatttcacG GTGTCTGCCTTTTCGTAGATGATGCCTCTTCCGTCTCTCCAAATACTATATATTGA
- the LOC116007495 gene encoding uncharacterized protein LOC116007495 isoform X3 → MDSKRGDRDVDLESGGLVRESNESEIQEASGDHSGRLLHRSWSGGLLGEQIKNESVSHQEGLHSNGKATTADDISVKDNSEITEVQSTKLKDNKGNPRGKKSSKEKLKKPKPSKPPRPPKGPSLDPADIKLVKEISEMTVRKHKRMERLRSLKKIKDRSSSKTNIVAMGITILFFFIIIFHVKNC, encoded by the exons ATGGATTCTAAAAGAGGCGATAGAGACGTTGATTTGGAGAGTGGGGGATTGGTTCGGGAGAGTAATGAAAGTGAAATTCAAGAGGCGAGCGGTGATCATTCTGGCAGATTGTTGCACAGATCTTGGAGTGGAGGATTGTTGGGAGAGCAGATAAAGAATGAATCTGTTTCACATCAAGAAGGTTTGCATTCGAATGGGAAGGCTACGACTGCAGATGACATTTCGGTTAAGGATAATTCAGAAATAACCGAGGTTCAGTCTACTAAATTGAAGGACAATAAGGGAAATCCCCGAGGGAAGAAATCAAGTAAAGAGAAGTTAAAGAAGCCAAAGCCTTCAAAACCGCCTAGACCTCCCAAAGGTCCCTCATTGGATCCTGCTGACATCAAACTCGTTAAGGAAATCTCGGAGATGACAGTACGGAAGCATAAAAGGATGGAGCGCCTTAGGTCattgaagaaaataaaggaCAGGTCGTCATCAAAAACTAACATCGTAGCAATGGGGATCACGATTCTGTTCTTCttcataattatatttcacG ttaaaaattgTTGA